A window of the Lactuca sativa cultivar Salinas chromosome 5, Lsat_Salinas_v11, whole genome shotgun sequence genome harbors these coding sequences:
- the LOC111885866 gene encoding L-gulonolactone oxidase 3, with amino-acid sequence MASTTIVVLFFLILWVSTTTAYPPPPPIQCTAGNGGCTLQNSYGVWGDRKDCRASNVIYPTTQQQLLSIVANAAKNKLKLKVVSKFSHTIPKFACPAAGNTSVLISTQNYNSGIDIDVSALTVTADAGVSLRDLINKVEDAGLSLVAAPYWEGVSVGGVISTGAHGSSWWGKGGAVHDHVMKIDMVVPAKENEGFSKILHLDAKNQLFNAAKVSLGTLGIISKVTLSLVKGFKRSITFNFTDDGGLEDAFMSHAKAHEFGDITWYPSKHTAVYRYDDRVPMTTKGDGTNDFLGFQSNLIVVSKSTRATERKLEKAKNVKGKCAMASSFITYKKLIANGLKNNLIFTGYPVIGRQGKMQTSGSCLYSSSKDIANTCAWDPRIDGLFFYETTAIFPVRKFMDFILDVKKLRDLNPDNFCGVDIYNGLLIRFIKASTAYLGQSSDSVVVDFNYYRADSGSTPRLNQDVMEEVEQMAFLKYGARPHWAKNRKVAFSKVEKKYEGFNGFVAAKTKMDPENMFSSEWSDELLFGKKGVDFDGCGLEGECVCSEHRHCSPTNGYFCRPGLVYKEARVCRYSPSSLT; translated from the exons ATGGCTAGCACTACAATCGTGGTGCTCTTTTTTCTAATTCTGTGGGTTTCAACCACCACCGCCTACCCACCACCGCCACCAATCCAATGCACCGCGGGAAACGGCGGCTGCACCCTCCAGAACTCCTACGGCGTATGGGGTGATAGAAAAGACTGTCGTGCCTCCAACGTCATCTACCCAACCACCCAACAACAACTTCTCTCAATCGTAGCCAATGCAGCCAAAAACAAACTTAAACTCAAAGTTGTATCCAAATTCTCCCACACCATACCCAAATTCGCCTGTCCTGCAGCCGGAAACACGTCAGTTCTCATCAGCACCCAAAACTACAATTCCGGCATCGATATTGATGTTTCTGCACTCACCGTGACTGCCGACGCCGGAGTTAGTCTCCGAGATTTGATAAACAAAGTGGAAGATGCAGGTTTGAGCCTGGTAGCTGCGCCTTACTGGGAAGGTGTTAGTGTGGGTGGGGTGATAAGTACTGGTGCTCACGGCAGCTCATGGTGGGGCAAAGGCGGAGCAGTTCACGATCATGTGATGAAAATCGATATGGTGGTTCCAGCTAAAGAAAATGAAGGGTTTTCCAAGATTCTTCATTTGGATGCCAAAAATCAACTCTTCAATGCTGCCAAAGTTTCTTTAGGCACCTTGGGTATCATCTCCAAGGTGACACTAAGTTTGGTGAAAGGGTTCAAGAGAAGCATCACCTTCAATTTCACCGACGATGGTGGTTTGGAAGATGCATTCatgagccatgcaaaggctcaTGAGTTTGGAGACATAACATGGTATCCTTCCAAACACACGGCGGTTTACAGATACGATGATCGGGTTCCGATGACCACGAAGGGCGATGGCACCAACGACTTTCTTGGTTTCCAGTCTAATCTCATTGTCGTCTCTAAATCTACAAGAGCCACTG AGAGAAAGCTCGAAAAGGCGAAAAACGTAAAGGGCAAATGTGCAATGGCGAGTTCTTTCATAACCTACAAGAAACTAATAGCAAACGGGTTAAAAAACAACCTAATCTTCACCGGATATCCAGTCATCGGCCGTCAAGGCAAGATGCAAACTTCAGGTTCATGCTTGTACTCATCATCTAAAGATATCGCAAACACTTGTGCATGGGACCCACGCATCGACGGATTATTCTTCTACGAAACCACCGCCATCTTCCCTGTGCGAAAGTTCATGGACTTCATTCTGGATGTTAAGAAGTTGCGAGACCTAAATCCCGACAACTTTTGTGGCGTAGACATATACAACGGACTTTTGATACGTTTCATCAAGGCATCAACTGCTTATTTAGGTCAATCTAGTGATTCAGTGGTGGTCGACTTCAACTACTATCGAGCTGACTCGGGATCGACGCCGAGGCTGAACCAAGATGTGATGGAAGAAGTGGAGCAAATGGCGTTTTTAAAGTATGGTGCGAGGCCACATTGGGCTAAGAACAGGAAAGTTGCATTCTCGAAGGTGGAGAAGAAGTACGAAGGGTTTAATGGGTTCGTGGCAGCTAAAACGAAGATGGATCCGGAGAATATGTTCTCAAGTGAATGGTCGGATGAGTTGTTGTTCGGAAAGAAAGGGGTGGATTTTGATGGGTGTGGTTTGGAAGGTGAATGTGTGTGCTCGGAGCATAGACACTGTAGTCCGACAAATGGCTACTTTTGTCGACCTGGGCTTGTTTACAAAGAAGCACGTGTTTGTAGATACTCACCATCATCACTCACttga